One Falco biarmicus isolate bFalBia1 chromosome 9, bFalBia1.pri, whole genome shotgun sequence genomic region harbors:
- the IER5L gene encoding immediate early response gene 5-like protein yields the protein MLRGRRRMECTLDAQSLISISLRKIHSSRTQRGGIKLHKNLLVSYVLRNARQLYLSERYAELYRRQQHYPDGAPLLAMPACPPPTAAPPELAALPLPADTQDREARSCAAARGGAELLEVPVCAAPPELQRAPCRDSSPGFYRAAGSAGPGGGSAPPGLLYAAGCDFGSGGAPHCSSRTTVLDLDTHVVTTVENGYLHQDCCSQCPCCCQPAPGLASPPPTPGTKRKYYPGQEEEEEGVEEGEPGGGGVAGGPPFAPCTKRARFEEYSAEHPQDSSNISNLISIFGSGFTGLVSRQQADSEQPLNGQLCSKQALASLGAWTRAIVAF from the coding sequence ATGCTGAGGGGCCGGAGGAGGATGGAGTGCACCCTCGATGCGCAGAGTTTGATCAGTATTTCCCTGCGGAAGATCCACAGCTCCCGCACGCAGCGAGGCGGTATCAAGCTCCACAAGAACCTGCTCGTCTCCTATGTGCTCCGCAACGCCCGGCAGCTCTACCTGAGCGAGCGCTACGCCGAGCTCTACCGCCGCCAGCAGCATTACCCCGACGGCGCCCCGCTCCTCGCCATGCCCGCCTGCCCGCCGCCCACCGCCGCCCCGCCGGAGCTGGCGGCGCTCCCGCTGCCCGCCGACACGCAGGACCGCGAGGCGCGGAGCtgcgcggcggcgcggggcggtgcggagctgctggaggtgcCGGTGTGCGCCGCGCCCCCGGAGCTGCAGCGAGCGCCCTGCAGAGACTCGTCCCCGGGCTTCTACCGGGCCGCCGGCAGCGCCGGtcccggcggcggcagcgcgccCCCGGGGCTGCTCTACGCCGCCGGCTGTGACTtcgggagcggcggggcgccGCACTGTAGCAGCCGCACCACGGTGCTGGATTTGGACACTCACGTCGTGACCACGGTGGAGAACGGGTACTTGCACCAGGACTGCTGCTCGCAgtgcccctgctgctgccagccggCGCCGGGGCTCGCCTCCCCGCCGCCCACGCCGGGCACCAAGCGCAAGTATTACccggggcaggaggaggaagaggagggggtgGAGGAAGGGGAGCCGGGGGGAGGCGGGGTGGCGGGCGGCCCCCCCTTCGCCCCGTGCACCAAACGCGCCCGTTTCGAGGAGTACAGCGCTGAGCACCCCCAGGACTCTTCCAACATCTCCAACTTGATCTCCATCTTCGGCTCCGGTTTCACGGGGCTGGTGAGCCGGCAGCAGGCGGACTCAGAGCAGCCCCTCAACGGGCAGCTGTGCAGCAAGCAGGCGCTGGCGAGCCTGGGAGCCTGGACTCGGGCCATCGTCGCGTTTTAG